The genomic region CGATCAGCCGGGCGATCTTCCGGATCTACGACCCGGCGTGCCGCTTCGTCCTCAAGCACCCGAAAGCGGTCATCGGCGCCGCGATCGTGGCGGTCCTGCTGAGCGTCCCCGTCTTCATGAAGCTAGGCAGCGAGTTCATGCCGCCGCTCAACGAGGGGACGATGCTCTACATGCCGACGACACTTCCCGGGCTTTCGGTCGCTCAGGCGCAGGACCTGCTGATCCGCCAGGACAAGCTGCTCAAGACTTTCCCGGAGGTCGAGCGCGTCTTCGGAAAGGCGGGCAGGGCGGATACCTCCACGGATCCGGCGCCTTTTTCCATGATGGAGACGACCGTCATCCTCAAGCCGCAAAGCCAATGGAGCGGGAAGGACCGCTGGTATTCGAAATGGGCGCCCGGATTCGTGAAAGCGATCCTGCGGCCGGTCTGGCCCGACCGGATCTCGTGGGACGAGCTGGTCGCAAAGATGGATTCGGTGGTCCGCTTCCCCGGCGTCACCAATGCCTGGACGATGCCGATCAAAGCGCGCACGGACATGCTGACCACCGGCGTCCGGACGCCGATCGGGGTCAAGGTCTACGGCAGCGACCTGGCCGAGATCCAGAAGATCGGGGAGCGTCTCGAGCAAGTCATGCGGGACATCCCGGGCACGCGCAGCGTCTTCGCGGAGCGGGTCACGGGCGGCTATTTCATCGACATCGAGCCGAAGCGGGAGCAGCTCGCGCGGTATGGCCTGACGATCGGGATGCTCCAGGACACGGTCATGAGCGCGATCGGCGGCGAAAACATTACGACGACGATCGAGGGACGCGAGCGTTATCCGGTCAACCTGCGCTACCCGCGTGAGCTTCGGGAAGATCCCGACCGGTTGGCGCGCGTGCTCGTCTCCGTCCCGGGCGGCATGGGTCGGCAGGTGCCTCTTGCGCAGTTGGCCGATATCAAGATGGTGCAAGGTCCAGCGATGCTGCGCGACGAGAACGGCTTCCTGGCCGGCTACGTCTTCGTCGACATCGCCGGTCGCGACGTGGGCAGCTACGTCGAGGAAGCGAAGAAAGTCGTCGCGAGCAGCGTCCAATTGAAGACGGGGTATGTGCTCCAGTGGAGCGGCCAGTACGAGAACATGATCCGGGTGCGCGAGCGTCTGAAGATGGTCATTCCGGTGACGCTGGCGCTGATCTTCGCGCTGCTCTACATGAATACGCGCAGCGCGTTCAAGGCGTCGGTTGTCATGCTGGCGGTGCCCTTCTCGGCGATCGGCGCGATCTGGCTCTTTTACGCGCTCGGCTACAACGTGTCGATCGCGGCGTGGGTCGGGATGATCGCGCTCATGGGGCTCGACGCCGAGACGGGCGTGTTCATGCTGCTGTTCCTTGACCTGTCCTACGGCGAAGCTCGGGCGCGCGGACAGGTGACGAACCCGGCCGAACTCGACGAGGCGATCGTCCATGGCGCCGTCAAGCGCGCGCGTCCGAAGATGATGACGGTCGCGGCGGCGTTCATGGGGCTGTTGCCGATCATGTGGTCTTCGTCGGCAGGCGCCGACGTCATGAAACGGATCGCAGCGCCGATGCTGGGCGGGTTGGTCACCTCGTTCATCCTCGAGCTGCTGGTCTATCCGGCGATCTACAAGCTCTGGAAACTGCGGGAGCTGCCGAAAGTCACGGATGCCCCGGAACCCCAGGGCGACGCGTTTAAAGGGTAGGGGGACTGTCATGGACTGTTGCAAGACACCGCTCTGGGTTTGGGGATCCTTCGCCGGAGTCATATTGCTGATGGTTCTCTATGGGATCTTTTCAAAGGGGAAACCCAAGGAGATGAAACCGTTCGTCCACGTTACGGGGGCGTTTACGGAAATCTTCGGTGAGTTGCCGTCCATGCCCATGCCTGGCCCTTGTTATGCGACGGTCGCGTACTTTCCTTCCACGAAGGAACCGGGCCGTTTCCGCCCGGCAGCGATCTTCACGACGGAACAGGGGAAGGAAGAACAACTCACCGTTCGGACCGTAGTGAGGGGAATTCGCGATGCGGGAACATTTTCCGAAGAGGTGATCCTGCCGTTTGCCGAGGGAGCGGAGCTATCCGGTTACACGGTGGAAAAGGGCGTAGCGCACATCGTGGTTGGCGGATCTTTCCGGATTGAACAAATCCTGGAGGCGGATCGCAAGAGGGCCGCACAGGCGCTGGCGCTAACCGCAGTCCAGTTCGGCAAGGCGACCTCCGTGGATCTGACCGATACGGAAGGGAAGATCCATATCACGGCAGAGGCGAAAGGGAATCTTCCGGTTGATGTCGGAAATCCGAAGACGATCGGTGTTCTCGCAGTGAGCGAGAAAGCGGGAGAACCGGCGGGCATGCTCTCGGTCAATTTTGATCGTCCGGTGGTCGTCGAGCAGATCGCCTTTGCGCCAGCGGGCGGCGACGACTATCCAGGGGAAAGCTACACCACCGGGTTCGGGATGACGGCTGAATTCCATCCCAAGCCGGCAGAAACGTTCAGTGGAACTCGAAAGTATGGCGTCCGGATGACCGTCCGCGACGGGAAAGGGAGGAAAACGAGCGGGGAGACTATCTGGAATCCGAAGGAAGTCGTGCGGGAC from Candidatus Deferrimicrobiaceae bacterium harbors:
- a CDS encoding CusA/CzcA family heavy metal efflux RND transporter, which encodes MNSHGSASGEPGKETLIQRLIGFCAVNRYLTLLFVVALCAFAVYTLKSIRLDALPDLSDTQVIVYSKWDRSPDIIEDQVTYPIVTALLGAPHVKAVRGSSDFGFSYVYVIFEDGTDIYWARSRVLEYLSKIQARLPAGVQTELGPDATGVGWVYQYALVDKSGTQSLDKLRSYQDWTLRYALQAVPGVAEVASIGGFQKQYQVTVDPNRLAAYGLPLDMVIAAIRQSNNEVGGRLIEFAGAEYMVRGRGYAKTTADLEKIVVKTGAGGVPVLLKDIGRVELGPEIRRGVADLDGKGDHVGGIVVMRHGENALNVINRVKAKMKELEPSLPKGTEFVTTYDRSDLIERAIDTLKHELTIEMIIVSLVILIFLWHVPSALVPIITIPVSVLLSFIPLHYMGVTINIMSLAGIAISIGVLVDGAIVEVENAYNKIHLWDIGGRKEDFHHVRLSALKEVGPSVFFSLLVIAVAFLPVFVLVDQEGRLFKPLAYSKNLAMGLAAFLAVTLDPALRMMFARIDPFNFKPSFLAKFATHALVGTYYSEDKHPISRAIFRIYDPACRFVLKHPKAVIGAAIVAVLLSVPVFMKLGSEFMPPLNEGTMLYMPTTLPGLSVAQAQDLLIRQDKLLKTFPEVERVFGKAGRADTSTDPAPFSMMETTVILKPQSQWSGKDRWYSKWAPGFVKAILRPVWPDRISWDELVAKMDSVVRFPGVTNAWTMPIKARTDMLTTGVRTPIGVKVYGSDLAEIQKIGERLEQVMRDIPGTRSVFAERVTGGYFIDIEPKREQLARYGLTIGMLQDTVMSAIGGENITTTIEGRERYPVNLRYPRELREDPDRLARVLVSVPGGMGRQVPLAQLADIKMVQGPAMLRDENGFLAGYVFVDIAGRDVGSYVEEAKKVVASSVQLKTGYVLQWSGQYENMIRVRERLKMVIPVTLALIFALLYMNTRSAFKASVVMLAVPFSAIGAIWLFYALGYNVSIAAWVGMIALMGLDAETGVFMLLFLDLSYGEARARGQVTNPAELDEAIVHGAVKRARPKMMTVAAAFMGLLPIMWSSSAGADVMKRIAAPMLGGLVTSFILELLVYPAIYKLWKLRELPKVTDAPEPQGDAFKG